A section of the Aminiphilus circumscriptus DSM 16581 genome encodes:
- the cas4 gene encoding CRISPR-associated protein Cas4: MTGPILSESARIGGTLVWYAAICSRQVWLMARGVEPDRRDELLRLGRLNDRETYVRDRHDISFGDNRFDILREEGGTLVVAEVKKSSRSMAAARLQLGHYLYELEKQGQEAKGVLLFPQERRREEVLLDEPLRKRLDRIYEEIRAIASAASPPPLARCAYCRSCAYGEWCWS, translated from the coding sequence ATGACTGGCCCGATTCTTTCTGAATCCGCCCGCATCGGCGGAACGCTGGTCTGGTACGCCGCGATCTGTTCGCGCCAGGTGTGGCTCATGGCCCGCGGCGTGGAGCCTGACCGGCGGGACGAACTGCTCCGCCTCGGGCGACTGAACGACCGGGAAACCTACGTCCGCGACCGGCACGATATTTCCTTTGGGGACAACCGCTTCGACATCCTCCGCGAAGAGGGCGGCACCCTCGTCGTGGCGGAGGTGAAGAAAAGTTCGCGAAGCATGGCCGCCGCAAGGCTCCAGCTCGGTCACTATCTGTATGAGCTGGAGAAGCAGGGCCAGGAGGCGAAGGGGGTTCTGCTCTTTCCCCAGGAGCGTCGCCGGGAGGAGGTGCTCCTGGACGAACCCCTCCGGAAGCGCCTGGACCGGATCTACGAGGAGATCAGGGCCATTGCGAGCGCTGCCTCTCCGCCGCCTCTTGCGCGCTGCGCCTATTGCCGGTCCTGTGCCTACGGCGAATGGTGCTGGAGTTGA
- the cas2 gene encoding CRISPR-associated endonuclease Cas2, translating into MFVIMVYDVGEKRVARALKVGRRYLSWVQNSVFEGELSPAVYQQLKADMRHVLDREYDSVIFYTWRTERYATREILGQERGSGDQFL; encoded by the coding sequence GTGTTCGTCATCATGGTCTACGATGTGGGGGAAAAGCGAGTCGCCCGGGCATTGAAGGTGGGGCGGCGCTATCTGTCCTGGGTACAGAACTCTGTCTTCGAGGGTGAACTCTCGCCCGCGGTCTACCAGCAGCTCAAGGCGGACATGCGGCACGTTCTCGACAGGGAATACGACAGCGTTATCTTCTACACCTGGCGCACCGAGCGTTACGCTACCCGGGAAATCCTGGGTCAGGAGCGGGGAAGCGGGGATCAGTTTCTCTGA
- the cas1b gene encoding type I-B CRISPR-associated endonuclease Cas1b: MGRTLYLLSSGELKRKDNTIVVESETGRRFVPVETTDEILVFGEVTLNKRFLEFATTTQLILHFFNHYGYYQGTYYPREHLNAGAVVVAQVKAYLDGAERLVLARRFVDGATSNMEKVLAYYANRKEIPERRECIDEAAAELRRFRERLEDAEDVAQLMAFEGNARDAYYGAFDAIVEDERFLFGGRSRRPPGNRMNALISFCNSLCYVAVLSQIYRTHLDPRIAYLHETNFRRFSLNLDLAEIFKPILVDRVIFSLLNRKALQPKHFSTSGEGVLLTDAGREIVLKTWEERLQGTIDHSTLNRKVSYRTLLRMEAYKLEKHILGDHPYEPFVSRW; encoded by the coding sequence ATGGGACGTACGCTGTACCTTCTTTCATCGGGAGAGCTGAAGCGCAAGGACAACACCATCGTCGTGGAGAGCGAGACCGGACGGCGTTTCGTTCCCGTGGAGACGACGGACGAAATTCTCGTGTTCGGGGAGGTGACGCTGAACAAGCGTTTTCTCGAGTTCGCAACGACGACGCAACTGATCCTTCATTTCTTTAATCATTACGGTTATTATCAGGGAACCTACTATCCACGGGAGCACCTCAACGCGGGCGCGGTAGTGGTGGCCCAGGTGAAGGCCTACCTCGACGGAGCGGAGCGCCTGGTCTTGGCGCGGCGCTTCGTGGACGGGGCGACGTCGAACATGGAGAAAGTCCTTGCCTACTACGCCAATCGCAAGGAGATTCCGGAGCGTCGAGAGTGCATCGACGAAGCTGCGGCGGAACTCCGTCGCTTTCGCGAACGCCTGGAGGACGCCGAGGACGTGGCACAGCTCATGGCCTTCGAGGGAAATGCCAGAGACGCCTATTACGGCGCCTTCGACGCCATCGTGGAGGACGAGCGTTTTCTCTTCGGAGGCCGGAGCCGGCGTCCGCCGGGAAACCGGATGAATGCACTCATCAGCTTCTGCAATTCCCTGTGCTATGTGGCGGTGCTCTCCCAGATCTACCGGACGCATCTGGATCCGCGCATCGCCTACCTGCACGAGACGAACTTTCGCAGATTCAGCCTGAACCTTGATCTGGCGGAGATTTTCAAACCAATCCTCGTGGATCGGGTCATCTTTTCCCTGCTGAATCGAAAGGCGCTTCAGCCGAAACATTTTTCCACCTCCGGCGAGGGCGTGCTGCTCACCGACGCGGGGCGGGAGATCGTCCTCAAAACCTGGGAGGAGCGCCTCCAGGGCACCATTGACCACTCCACGCTGAACCGCAAGGTGAGCTACAGAACTCTTTTGCGCATGGAAGCCTACAAGCTGGAGAAGCACATTCTCGGGGATCATCCCTACGAGCCCTTTGTTTCCAGGTGGTAG